The genomic window TCTGATCTTGGTCAATACCCAAATCTTTAACAATGCTTTCCTCAGGGCCGACAAAACCGAGAGCAAGAAAAACGTAATCCGCTTCCCAATACTCTTCAGAATTTTCTACTTCTGTCATATTCCAACGACCATCAGAAGCCTTTTCCCAGGCGACACGGACAGTCTTCAATCCGACTAATTCCCCTTTGTCATTCCCAACAAATTCTTTAGTCAGAATACAATACTCTCTAGGATCCCTTCCATAGGCCTCTGTTGATTCTGCATGACCATAATCGACTTTAAATAGACGGGGATATGTGGGCCAGGGAAACTCCTCTGTTCGTTCATTAGCAGGTTTAGGCATCAATTCAAAGTTAATGACCTGTTCCGCCCCTTGTCTTACAGAGGTTCCGATACAGTCATTTCCTGTATCACCACCACCAATAACGATAACCTTCTTCCCTTTTACATTAATACATTGATTATCTGTAAGTTTTGAGTCTAACAAACTCTTTGTGACACCAGACAGAAAATCCATTGCATAATGAACACCACTAAAATCTCTTCCCGGAACAGCTAGATCTCTTGGCTTTGTGGCACCACAAGCTAATAGTACAGCATCATTTTCCTTAGCTAATTCATTAGCATCCTTATCTTTACCGACACATACATTAGTCTGGAAAACAACACCTTCCTGAGCCATCACATCTATACGTCGCTGTACCACATCCTTGTCCAGCTTCATATTAGGAATTCCGTACATGAGAAGTCCACCAATCCTATCAGAACGTTCATATACGGTAACTTCATGACCGGCTTGGTTTAACTGATCAGCTGCTGCCAAACCAGAAGGACCAGATCCTACAACAGCCACTTTCTTACCTGTTCTTACTTGAGGTAAGCGAGGACTAACCCAGCCTTCCCTCCAAGCGTGATCTATAATGGTTACTTCATTATCTTTTATAGTTACAGCAGGTTTATTGATACCTAATACGCAGGCACTTTCACAAGGAGCTGGACACACACGGCCTGTAAACTCAGGAAAGTTATTCGTCTTTTTTAACCGTATATACGCTTCCTTCCATTGGCCTTTAAAGATCATGTCGTTCCATTCAGGAATTAAATTATGAACGGGACAACCATAGGAAGAATGACAAAAAGGAACTCCACAGTCCATACATCTGGCCCCCTGCTTCTGCCGTTCGGCTTCAGACAAGGACAAATGAAATTCTTTAAAATCTTTAATTCTTTCAACAGGATTACGATCAATAACCCCCTGTCTTTCAAACTCTAAGAAACCAGTTGGCTTACCCATTAACAACCTCCTTTTGTCTAGAGGCCATCAAGACCTTCTTGTATTCCATTGGCATAACCTTAACAAAATCCTTTTTTCTAAATTCCCAGTTAGCCAAAATATCATCAGCCAGAGAAGAATTCGTATATTTGAAATGATCACTAATCAATTGTTTTAATAAAATAAAATCTTCAGAATCAGGTTCTTCAAGACCGATCATTTCTTTATTGCAATGGTGATCTAACTGATTATCCGTATCCAGGACAAAAGCAACACCACCAGACATACCAGCACCAAAATTCCTTCCTGTCTTACCAAGGATAACAGCGACCCCTCCGGTCATATACTCACAACCATGATCGCCAACACCTTCAACGACAACCTTGGCACCAGAATTCCTTACACAGAAACGTTCTGCAGCTTGCCCTCTAATAAAAGCCTCACCTTCAACGGCACCATAAAAAGCAACATTTCCAATAATGACATTATCCTCGGCAGCGAAAGTTGATTCTTTTGGAGGATAAATAGCTAAACGACCGCCGGATAAACCTTTACCCACATAGTCATTAGCATCACCTTCCAATCTGAATGTAACCCCATGAGACAACCAAGCTCCAAAGGATTGACCAGCTGATCCGTTAAAGTTCCCTTTTATGGTACTATCCTTCAAACCAGACATACCGTATTTTTGAGCAATTACGGATGATAGCATCGTACCAACAGAACGGTTAATATTAACAATTTGCTCTTCCCACTCTACAGACTCACCTTGATCAATGGCTTTTTGGCTCTTTTTAATGAGTGTTCTATCCAGAACATCTTCAAGGCCATGATCCTGACTAATACAGCAAAAATGACCAACATTTGGAGCGTTTTTAATAGGTTCTGACAGTAAAGGCGATAAATCAACCCCACCTGACTTCCAATTTCTTACAGCCTCATCGGCCTCTAACAAATCAACTCTCCCAATAAGCTCACGCATAGATTTAACACCAAGCTCAGCCATGAGGGAACGTACATCTTCTGCTATAAAAGTAAACAAATTGGTAACATGTTCAGGCTTTCCCTTAAAGAGAGCTCTTAGATCCTTATTTTGTGTAGCTACTCCAACAGGACAAGTATTAAGCTGACACTTTCTCATCATAATACAACCAAGAGATATTAAAGCTATTGTAGCAAAACCAACCTCTTCCGCTCCCAGAATGGAAGCAATAACGACATCCCTTCCGGTTTTACATTGTCCATCAGTTTGTAACACGACACGACTTCTTAAGTCA from Spirochaeta cellobiosiphila DSM 17781 includes these protein-coding regions:
- a CDS encoding glutamate synthase subunit beta, with amino-acid sequence MGKPTGFLEFERQGVIDRNPVERIKDFKEFHLSLSEAERQKQGARCMDCGVPFCHSSYGCPVHNLIPEWNDMIFKGQWKEAYIRLKKTNNFPEFTGRVCPAPCESACVLGINKPAVTIKDNEVTIIDHAWREGWVSPRLPQVRTGKKVAVVGSGPSGLAAADQLNQAGHEVTVYERSDRIGGLLMYGIPNMKLDKDVVQRRIDVMAQEGVVFQTNVCVGKDKDANELAKENDAVLLACGATKPRDLAVPGRDFSGVHYAMDFLSGVTKSLLDSKLTDNQCINVKGKKVIVIGGGDTGNDCIGTSVRQGAEQVINFELMPKPANERTEEFPWPTYPRLFKVDYGHAESTEAYGRDPREYCILTKEFVGNDKGELVGLKTVRVAWEKASDGRWNMTEVENSEEYWEADYVFLALGFVGPEESIVKDLGIDQDQRSNVKAEYGDFHTSKDKIYACGDMRRGQSLVVWAINEGRGAAKIIDNDLMGKTLLP